In Reichenbachiella agarivorans, one genomic interval encodes:
- a CDS encoding STAS domain-containing protein, with amino-acid sequence MNSTPTTDMDMITEQSAGLKILLEPFGNEGDGVTISLEGMLTIEHVTEIYQKTEMAMTQFARVNIQLSAVEEIDLSVIQLFFYLQILADEAGNHLNIQHHLPQGLTDLIDKSGLDFTTQTP; translated from the coding sequence ATGAATTCTACACCCACTACTGATATGGACATGATCACAGAGCAATCTGCGGGACTCAAGATACTCTTGGAGCCGTTTGGTAACGAAGGTGATGGGGTCACCATATCACTCGAAGGTATGCTCACCATAGAGCATGTGACAGAGATATATCAAAAGACAGAAATGGCCATGACACAGTTTGCGCGTGTCAATATTCAACTCTCTGCCGTAGAAGAAATTGACCTATCCGTGATCCAACTCTTCTTTTACCTTCAAATTTTGGCAGATGAAGCGGGCAATCATTTGAATATTCAACATCATCTACCACAAGGATTGACTGATTTGATAGACAAATCTGGATTAGACTTTACAACCCAAACACCATGA
- a CDS encoding response regulator transcription factor yields the protein MTSVILADDHSVVRKGLKLLLEECGTIIVVAEASSGEQALELVKEHKPDVLVTDISMPGMSGLDLIPLVKKAAPKTQILVLSTHNDEEYILVSFEAGALGYLPKNTKAEQLIAAVEKIAEGELYYTPEVVDILGASLIKRRSPGKSLKSMLTKREKEILKELVNGATNKEIADHLFLSTRTVDSHRRNIMKKLNVTNSAQLVKMAIEKNLI from the coding sequence ATGACAAGCGTAATACTCGCAGATGATCATAGTGTGGTCCGAAAAGGCCTCAAATTATTGCTCGAAGAATGTGGCACCATCATAGTCGTCGCAGAAGCTAGCTCTGGAGAGCAGGCCCTAGAGTTGGTCAAAGAACACAAGCCAGATGTGTTGGTCACTGACATCTCTATGCCTGGCATGTCGGGGCTGGATCTGATCCCGCTGGTCAAAAAAGCTGCTCCCAAAACACAAATACTGGTACTGTCCACGCACAATGACGAAGAGTACATCCTCGTGTCCTTCGAAGCAGGTGCCTTGGGCTACCTACCCAAAAACACCAAAGCAGAACAACTCATCGCTGCGGTAGAAAAAATAGCAGAGGGCGAACTCTACTACACGCCAGAGGTGGTCGATATACTAGGTGCCTCCCTGATCAAGCGCAGGAGTCCCGGCAAAAGCCTCAAATCCATGCTCACCAAAAGAGAGAAAGAAATACTCAAAGAACTGGTCAACGGCGCGACCAACAAAGAAATCGCTGATCACCTATTCCTCAGCACCAGAACGGTCGATTCTCACCGCCGCAACATCATGAAAAAACTCAACGTCACCAACAGTGCGCAGCTCGTCAAAATGGCAATAGAAAAAAATCTGATTTGA
- a CDS encoding helix-turn-helix domain-containing protein, translated as MKKNSVKKAAPYKIESISELHRLFNLPKPIHPLISVIDFEHLKFDSNEIWSSFYYDFYCVAIKKGASGKFRYGQGHYDFDEGVMSFTKPGQIFSVANPADDPVSGYMMVFKPDLIRHYELGKHIDNYGFFSYSTAEALHLSEKEDHIIMSLMHQMQDELKNNIDHYSQDVIVSHIDLLLNYAKRFHNRQFLTRSSVNNDIVIKMEELMDVYLKSNATLSGVPTVNYFAEKLNISPNYLSDLLKNTTGRNAQTHIQESIVERAKELLSTTNLSIKEIAYDLGFEYPQSFSTMFKKNTQQSPLQFRASFN; from the coding sequence TTGAAAAAGAATAGTGTGAAAAAAGCTGCTCCATATAAAATTGAATCAATATCTGAACTTCATAGATTATTCAATTTGCCAAAACCAATTCATCCTTTAATAAGCGTGATTGATTTTGAGCATTTGAAATTCGATTCTAATGAGATATGGAGCAGCTTTTATTATGATTTCTATTGCGTAGCGATTAAAAAAGGGGCTTCAGGCAAATTTCGGTACGGACAAGGTCATTATGATTTTGATGAAGGCGTAATGAGTTTTACCAAACCAGGTCAAATCTTTTCTGTCGCAAATCCTGCAGATGACCCTGTGTCAGGATATATGATGGTTTTTAAACCTGACTTAATACGACATTATGAATTAGGAAAGCATATTGATAATTATGGATTTTTCTCCTATTCAACCGCAGAAGCGCTTCACCTTTCTGAAAAAGAAGACCATATCATTATGTCCCTAATGCATCAAATGCAAGATGAACTAAAAAACAACATTGACCATTATAGTCAAGATGTAATAGTGTCGCATATTGACTTGCTTCTGAATTACGCAAAGCGTTTTCATAATAGGCAGTTTTTGACACGAAGTTCTGTGAATAATGATATTGTCATAAAAATGGAAGAATTAATGGATGTGTACTTAAAAAGTAATGCTACACTGTCGGGTGTTCCCACAGTCAACTATTTTGCAGAAAAGCTCAATATCTCTCCTAATTATTTGAGTGATTTATTAAAAAATACTACCGGCAGAAATGCGCAAACCCATATTCAAGAATCCATAGTTGAAAGAGCGAAAGAACTACTTTCCACAACTAATCTTAGCATAAAGGAAATCGCTTATGATTTAGGGTTTGAATACCCTCAATCATTCAGTACTATGTTTAAAAAAAACACACAACAATCACCATTGCAATTCAGAGCATCATTTAATTGA
- a CDS encoding helix-turn-helix domain-containing protein → MKNIAPHHIKTISEYHRFRGLPKPEHPLMSVINLDEVRNLSTDEQTSWIFDFYSIALKRNIDSTVKYKYGQQTYDFDEGVMFFIAPKQVFSVETEGDYKLSGWMLLIHPDFLWQNPLAKSIKQYDFFSYSANEALHLSDKEETTIINIFQSIRQEYLSNIDKFSQPLIIAQLEVLLNYSDRFYHRQFITRKIFNHKILNRLEEILKDYFNQDSLIESGLPTVQNIAKELNVSPNYLSGLLKTLTGQSTQQHIHEKLIEKAKEKLSTTNLSVSEIAYTLGFEHSQSFSKLFKTKTSFSPLEYRRSFN, encoded by the coding sequence ATGAAAAACATAGCGCCTCATCATATCAAAACAATTAGCGAATACCATCGATTCCGAGGCTTACCTAAACCAGAACACCCATTGATGAGTGTTATAAATTTGGATGAAGTAAGGAATCTTTCAACTGATGAGCAAACCAGTTGGATATTTGATTTTTACTCTATTGCGTTAAAAAGAAATATTGATTCTACGGTAAAGTACAAATATGGTCAGCAAACCTACGATTTTGATGAAGGCGTCATGTTTTTCATCGCTCCCAAACAGGTTTTTTCAGTCGAAACAGAAGGGGATTATAAGCTTTCGGGATGGATGCTGCTCATTCATCCCGATTTTTTATGGCAAAACCCATTGGCAAAATCCATAAAACAGTACGACTTTTTTAGTTACTCGGCCAATGAAGCCTTACACCTTTCAGATAAAGAAGAGACTACAATTATCAATATTTTTCAAAGTATTAGGCAGGAGTATCTTTCTAATATTGACAAGTTTAGTCAACCCCTGATCATTGCCCAACTAGAAGTGTTACTCAATTATTCAGACAGATTTTATCATCGTCAATTCATAACCAGAAAAATATTCAACCATAAAATATTAAATCGTCTGGAAGAAATACTGAAAGATTATTTCAATCAGGATAGTTTGATAGAAAGTGGATTACCTACTGTTCAAAATATTGCTAAAGAACTAAATGTATCGCCCAACTATTTAAGTGGTTTGTTGAAAACCTTGACGGGCCAAAGCACACAACAACATATCCACGAAAAATTGATTGAGAAAGCAAAAGAGAAATTGTCAACTACCAACTTGTCAGTGAGTGAAATTGCTTACACATTAGGCTTTGAACACTCACAGTCGTTCAGTAAGTTATTCAAAACAAAAACAAGCTTTTCGCCATTGGAATATAGGCGGTCATTTAACTGA
- a CDS encoding chemotaxis protein CheA, which yields MNANDLIQLRNIFMEEAGELFEKIEKSLLAAEKSPEDPSLIAALFRSIHTLKGSSGMIGSKKVTDFIHNLESIYDKVRSGMIPLTKEIIDCTLQCMDHVKVLILTPELKDAKDLKNDQELTQRINEILIDSAKWTQDQQPAQSKVQSALHTYYVYFKPNENFFKDGSNPLLLVEELTEIGETMVYARVDLDVSSEYDPTKCYTSWQVILATDEPMSNINETFIFTQESDIKEVKHLAAGNLLANQNFIEHMPAMYSSEDVSYERVQSIIKEIENIKVEDSTPEVKSSKVESISSIRVAATKLDELMNQVSELITSQAALSLYAKNNFDPTLEAISDNMEKIARQLRDTAFDMTLLEIENLFARFHRSVRDISATLGKAVNFITEGGDTELDKTIIDNLADPLMHLIRNSLDHGIETQEIRAQRGKPEKGTILLKSYYSGAKVYVQIKDDGKGIDIEKIKQKAISNGLIKKTDVLSDKEALNLIFVPGFSMAKNVTDISGRGVGMDVVKKNVLDLRGDISVESSLGEGTTITIGLPLTLSVIDGLQVKVHDTDYIIPLSSVEKCYELKRASFVNDFNQVVTLDDEQFPYIDLRGEFQLPEESAPLLNSIILVKDHDREVGFCVDEIVGEYQAVLKPVGKYYRNQEFVSGATILGDGKIALVLDTNNLISKKHSNLKLAAS from the coding sequence ATGAACGCAAACGACCTAATTCAACTAAGAAATATCTTCATGGAAGAAGCTGGTGAGCTTTTTGAGAAAATCGAAAAAAGCCTGCTGGCTGCTGAGAAATCTCCCGAAGACCCGTCGCTAATAGCCGCGCTCTTTCGTTCTATTCATACCCTCAAAGGGAGTAGTGGTATGATCGGATCCAAGAAGGTGACGGATTTTATTCACAACCTAGAGAGCATCTATGACAAGGTACGGTCGGGCATGATCCCATTGACCAAGGAGATTATTGATTGCACCTTGCAGTGCATGGATCATGTCAAGGTATTGATATTGACTCCAGAACTCAAGGATGCCAAGGATCTCAAAAATGATCAAGAACTTACCCAACGAATCAATGAAATTCTCATTGATTCTGCCAAATGGACACAAGATCAGCAGCCAGCTCAAAGCAAAGTCCAGTCAGCACTACATACCTACTACGTTTATTTCAAACCCAACGAAAATTTCTTCAAGGATGGTTCGAATCCCCTCTTGCTAGTCGAGGAGTTGACAGAGATAGGGGAGACCATGGTGTATGCCAGAGTAGATTTGGATGTCAGTAGTGAATATGATCCGACCAAATGCTACACTTCTTGGCAGGTGATTTTGGCGACTGACGAGCCTATGTCCAATATCAACGAGACTTTCATCTTTACACAAGAGTCGGATATCAAAGAAGTAAAACATCTGGCAGCAGGCAATCTGTTGGCAAATCAGAATTTTATTGAGCACATGCCTGCTATGTACAGTTCGGAGGATGTCAGCTATGAGCGTGTACAATCCATCATCAAGGAAATTGAAAATATAAAAGTGGAGGACAGCACTCCCGAAGTGAAATCCAGCAAAGTCGAGTCTATATCCAGTATCAGGGTTGCTGCTACCAAACTGGATGAGTTGATGAATCAGGTATCTGAGCTCATTACTTCTCAGGCGGCCTTGTCTCTTTATGCTAAAAACAACTTTGACCCAACATTGGAAGCGATCTCCGACAACATGGAGAAGATCGCGAGACAGTTGAGAGACACGGCGTTTGACATGACTTTGCTGGAGATCGAAAACCTCTTTGCGAGATTTCATCGTTCGGTGCGTGATATTTCTGCTACACTCGGCAAAGCCGTCAATTTCATCACAGAGGGGGGAGACACTGAGTTGGACAAGACCATCATCGACAACCTAGCCGATCCATTGATGCATTTGATCCGCAACAGCCTAGATCATGGTATCGAGACCCAAGAGATTCGTGCACAGCGAGGTAAACCTGAGAAGGGAACCATCCTACTCAAATCATATTATTCTGGTGCGAAAGTATATGTACAGATCAAAGATGATGGCAAAGGGATCGATATCGAAAAAATCAAGCAAAAGGCGATCAGCAATGGATTGATCAAAAAGACAGACGTGCTATCTGACAAAGAAGCGCTCAATTTGATCTTCGTCCCTGGGTTTTCGATGGCCAAGAATGTGACAGATATCTCTGGCAGAGGTGTCGGAATGGATGTGGTCAAAAAGAACGTGCTGGATCTGAGAGGGGACATTTCAGTAGAGAGCTCACTAGGAGAGGGTACGACGATTACCATTGGGTTGCCATTGACATTGTCTGTGATCGATGGATTACAGGTCAAGGTACATGATACAGATTACATCATACCTCTGTCCAGTGTTGAGAAATGTTATGAATTGAAAAGGGCATCATTTGTCAATGATTTCAACCAAGTGGTGACATTGGATGATGAGCAGTTTCCATACATAGACTTGCGAGGAGAATTTCAGCTCCCCGAAGAGAGCGCACCACTGCTCAACAGCATCATTTTGGTCAAAGACCATGACCGTGAGGTTGGATTTTGTGTAGACGAAATCGTGGGAGAGTATCAAGCGGTGCTAAAGCCCGTCGGCAAATATTATAGAAATCAAGAATTCGTGTCAGGAGCCACCATATTGGGAGATGGCAAAATCGCGCTCGTATTGGATACCAACAATTTGATCTCAAAAAAACACTCTAACCTAAAATTAGCAGCATCATGA
- a CDS encoding nucleotidyltransferase domain-containing protein: MAKYTEDQLVSWTKPPSDSEQTKLENSERMVRDAINSDEKLKKKSTETFGQGSYANNTNVRLNSDIDINVRYTGGYYFNLPPDVTEEDVNIAHIESSGYSYSEFKDDVETALVNKFGRSEVVRNDKCITVKANTNRIETDVVPTWNFRRYSKNGSYVLGAKFWSDKGKATVNYPKQHIENGVNKNSNTYRRFKRLTRLHRKLRYKMIDDGENVSDNITSFLLECLVWNVPNRIMNDNDSWTERLKESIVYIYEQTKDEETCKEWGEVSELLYLFVGRKWTYQDVNSYMVLLWNHLEY; the protein is encoded by the coding sequence ATGGCAAAGTACACTGAAGACCAATTAGTAAGTTGGACAAAACCACCAAGTGATTCAGAACAGACAAAACTTGAAAATTCTGAACGAATGGTTCGAGACGCCATAAACTCTGACGAAAAACTAAAAAAGAAATCAACAGAAACTTTTGGTCAAGGTTCGTATGCGAATAACACAAATGTTAGATTGAATAGCGATATTGATATAAATGTAAGATACACAGGTGGCTATTATTTCAACTTACCCCCTGATGTAACCGAAGAAGATGTAAATATTGCTCATATAGAGTCAAGCGGCTATTCTTATTCAGAGTTTAAAGATGATGTAGAAACAGCATTAGTAAATAAATTCGGCAGAAGTGAAGTAGTTAGAAATGATAAATGTATAACCGTAAAAGCAAACACAAATAGAATCGAAACAGATGTAGTACCTACTTGGAATTTTAGAAGGTATTCAAAAAATGGTAGTTATGTGTTAGGTGCTAAATTTTGGTCAGATAAAGGAAAAGCTACGGTAAACTACCCGAAGCAGCATATAGAAAATGGAGTAAACAAAAATTCGAATACCTACCGCAGATTTAAACGACTTACCAGACTGCACCGAAAGCTCCGTTATAAAATGATTGATGATGGTGAGAACGTAAGCGACAATATCACCTCTTTTCTTTTAGAGTGTCTTGTTTGGAATGTTCCAAATCGCATAATGAATGACAATGATTCTTGGACAGAAAGATTAAAAGAGTCAATAGTCTATATATATGAACAAACCAAGGACGAAGAAACTTGCAAAGAATGGGGTGAAGTTTCTGAATTACTCTATTTGTTTGTTGGGAGAAAATGGACTTATCAGGATGTTAACTCCTACATGGTATTATTATGGAATCACTTAGAATATTAG
- a CDS encoding response regulator, with protein sequence MKTVLIVDDSAYMRALIKIALTDAGYDVIGEAEEGAKALELARSLKPDLITLDNILPDMFGIEILQQLVTEKNSARVIMISAVGQDRIIEKVKKMGAGGYIVKPFEPELLLSVVREVSQMPALSA encoded by the coding sequence ATGAAAACTGTTCTAATCGTCGATGACTCTGCTTATATGAGAGCCCTGATCAAAATAGCCCTGACCGATGCGGGTTATGATGTAATAGGAGAAGCAGAAGAAGGTGCCAAAGCACTAGAACTCGCTAGATCATTGAAGCCAGATTTGATTACCCTCGACAATATCCTTCCTGACATGTTTGGGATCGAAATTTTACAACAACTGGTTACAGAAAAGAACTCTGCTCGTGTCATCATGATCAGTGCTGTTGGTCAAGATCGTATCATCGAAAAAGTCAAGAAGATGGGTGCAGGAGGATACATCGTCAAACCATTCGAACCAGAGCTGTTGCTCAGTGTGGTACGCGAGGTAAGTCAGATGCCTGCATTGAGTGCCTAA
- a CDS encoding GGDEF domain-containing protein has product MRYLKDSFSKFKKDVLSKVFYDLLKYLFITFILVLVLKYVPIAKEKLELELSITLWVILIYSLVLIGISLTTSYLLFNKRFKKIQADSQIDELTGLKNYKALELDIDNLISNWNSNDEPISFILLDIDDFKKFNEDNSYEVADKILTKLGNLLTKDSRITDETYRYFMRGDEFLIIAKKTSISNAQIAAERKRKLIADSTFNIDGKNFNFTVSCGVTEYNQGELKSEVLERVNQALQSAKKKPNKNCTEIIV; this is encoded by the coding sequence ATGAGATATTTAAAAGATTCATTTTCAAAATTTAAAAAGGATGTACTTTCTAAGGTCTTCTATGATTTGCTGAAATATTTGTTTATTACCTTCATTTTAGTACTTGTCCTTAAGTACGTGCCAATTGCGAAGGAAAAACTCGAACTAGAATTATCAATTACTTTATGGGTTATCTTAATTTATTCCTTGGTTTTAATTGGTATAAGCCTTACCACATCATATTTATTATTCAATAAAAGATTTAAAAAGATACAAGCTGATAGTCAAATAGATGAATTAACAGGGCTAAAAAATTATAAAGCATTGGAGTTAGATATAGACAACTTAATAAGCAATTGGAACTCAAATGACGAACCAATATCTTTTATTTTATTAGATATAGATGATTTTAAGAAATTCAATGAAGATAATAGCTATGAAGTAGCGGACAAAATTCTTACAAAATTAGGCAACCTTTTAACCAAAGACAGTAGAATAACTGATGAAACCTACAGGTATTTCATGCGTGGTGATGAGTTTCTTATAATTGCTAAAAAGACATCTATTTCCAACGCTCAAATTGCTGCTGAAAGGAAGCGAAAGCTGATTGCAGATTCAACATTTAATATTGATGGGAAGAACTTCAACTTTACTGTTAGTTGCGGAGTAACAGAGTATAATCAAGGCGAATTAAAATCGGAAGTACTCGAGAGAGTAAATCAAGCACTGCAAAGTGCTAAAAAGAAACCGAATAAGAATTGTACAGAAATAATAGTCTAA
- a CDS encoding DUF6261 family protein, whose amino-acid sequence MINGIAITRLRNSEFSQLNSDVLALIQRNDPAALKVEEAYNLLKTENDELTVLLNPDKGSALTALLEAADDRRDHAVTGINLVVSGYINHFDQAIRGHALALQRNLGQYGSGNLARANYQSETAGISSMLTDWTTKPELAAAITALHLDDWKEELTLANKEFNDLYLSRTEEASSVSPVKVRDLRLSMGEHYYELRDLIVSYHTIHKGAAPYGATVSQLNVLIEKYNTLLASRKGKASTDPETPVAA is encoded by the coding sequence ATGATCAATGGAATCGCAATCACTAGGTTACGCAACAGCGAGTTTTCCCAACTGAACAGCGACGTATTGGCACTGATCCAGCGCAACGACCCTGCTGCCCTGAAGGTAGAAGAGGCTTACAACCTGCTGAAAACCGAAAATGATGAACTCACCGTCCTACTCAACCCAGACAAAGGCAGCGCCCTAACCGCGCTACTGGAAGCTGCCGATGACCGTCGTGACCATGCCGTCACTGGCATCAATCTGGTGGTGTCGGGTTATATCAACCATTTTGACCAGGCTATCCGTGGGCATGCACTCGCTCTACAGCGCAATCTGGGGCAATATGGCAGTGGGAACCTCGCCAGAGCAAACTACCAGAGTGAGACGGCTGGCATCAGCAGCATGCTAACCGACTGGACTACCAAGCCCGAACTGGCGGCTGCCATCACGGCACTGCACCTAGACGACTGGAAAGAGGAACTGACCCTGGCCAACAAGGAGTTCAACGATCTCTATCTGTCCCGCACCGAGGAGGCCAGCAGCGTGAGTCCTGTCAAGGTACGTGACCTCAGACTGAGTATGGGCGAGCATTACTATGAGTTGCGCGACCTGATCGTCAGCTACCACACCATCCACAAGGGCGCAGCACCCTATGGAGCCACCGTGAGTCAGCTCAATGTCTTGATCGAAAAGTACAACACCCTACTGGCTAGTCGCAAAGGCAAAGCCAGTACTGATCCAGAGACGCCCGTAGCAGCCTAA
- a CDS encoding SDR family NAD(P)-dependent oxidoreductase translates to MSTQKIWFITGASKGMGLEITKAALDNGDKVIATSRNTDTLLEKIEDHEGNLLPIKLDITNEKEVKNAISKGIDEFGQIDVVVNNAGYNLLGNIEEISDAEFRKTMDVNVFAMTHIIRNVLPHLRNQKSGHIINIASMMGYMSYPANGSYSASKYAVIGLSEALAQEVAPFGVKVTILAPGTFRTNFMNEDTLNVAQHKIDAYNLDKQVAQFTGFDGKQLGNPKKLAALVLKLAEMLNPPLHLPLGSDSYNAILQVRKNEKEEMEQWKALSLSTDFEKE, encoded by the coding sequence ATGAGTACACAGAAAATTTGGTTTATTACAGGGGCCTCTAAAGGGATGGGACTTGAAATCACAAAAGCAGCTTTAGATAATGGAGATAAGGTAATTGCAACTTCTCGAAATACGGACACGCTTTTAGAAAAAATTGAAGATCACGAGGGTAATTTACTCCCCATTAAATTGGACATCACCAATGAAAAAGAGGTTAAAAATGCTATTTCAAAAGGCATAGATGAATTTGGACAAATAGATGTTGTGGTCAATAATGCAGGGTATAACCTATTGGGTAATATCGAAGAAATAAGTGATGCCGAGTTTAGAAAAACAATGGATGTTAATGTTTTTGCAATGACCCATATCATCAGAAATGTACTGCCACACCTACGCAATCAAAAATCGGGGCACATTATTAATATCGCATCTATGATGGGCTATATGAGTTATCCTGCTAACGGAAGCTATAGCGCTTCAAAATATGCGGTTATAGGTCTATCAGAAGCGCTGGCTCAAGAAGTTGCACCTTTTGGCGTAAAAGTAACTATCCTTGCTCCGGGAACATTTCGTACAAATTTTATGAATGAGGACACACTCAATGTGGCGCAACATAAAATTGATGCCTATAATTTAGATAAACAGGTAGCACAGTTTACAGGGTTTGATGGTAAGCAATTAGGAAATCCTAAAAAATTAGCAGCCCTAGTGCTTAAACTTGCAGAAATGCTAAATCCTCCCTTGCATCTTCCTTTAGGTTCTGATAGTTACAATGCCATTTTGCAAGTTCGCAAAAACGAAAAAGAAGAAATGGAACAATGGAAAGCTTTATCTTTATCTACTGATTTTGAAAAAGAATAG
- a CDS encoding NAD(P)H-binding protein translates to MKITLAGSLGHIGRPLTQELVQKGHSVTVISSNAERQNDIEAMGATAAIGSIKDVDFITSAFTGADAVFCMVPPANYFDHDLDLLAYYKDLGNNYAQAITQSGVKKVVNLSSIGAHMKEGNGILQGTFYVESILNALPSDVAMTHVRPTEFYYNLLPQVHSAKAHGFIASNIGDEVVNAWVSPMDIASVIAEEITSPLAGQTVRYVTSDELTYNELAAILGEAIGNPDLKWVTITDEQMREGLAAAGMQPAIAEGMMEMYAAINSGLLYEHYNEHKPKKMGKVKMKDFAQDFAEAYNQL, encoded by the coding sequence ATGAAAATTACACTTGCAGGTTCATTAGGCCATATAGGTAGACCGCTAACGCAGGAGTTGGTACAAAAAGGACATTCGGTAACAGTGATAAGCAGTAACGCCGAACGGCAAAACGACATTGAAGCTATGGGAGCGACAGCAGCCATTGGCTCTATAAAAGATGTTGATTTTATTACTTCAGCATTTACAGGTGCGGATGCTGTATTTTGTATGGTGCCACCGGCAAACTATTTTGACCATGATCTTGATTTACTTGCCTATTATAAAGACCTGGGGAATAACTACGCACAAGCCATAACGCAAAGTGGAGTGAAAAAAGTCGTTAACTTAAGTAGCATCGGAGCTCATATGAAAGAAGGTAACGGCATACTTCAGGGCACTTTTTATGTTGAAAGCATACTCAATGCATTACCTTCGGATGTTGCTATGACTCACGTTCGTCCTACCGAATTTTACTACAATTTGCTGCCGCAGGTTCATTCGGCAAAGGCTCATGGTTTTATAGCATCTAATATCGGAGATGAGGTTGTAAATGCGTGGGTATCACCCATGGATATTGCTAGCGTCATTGCCGAGGAGATTACCTCACCACTTGCTGGCCAAACAGTACGGTATGTGACAAGTGATGAACTTACTTACAATGAATTGGCAGCTATTTTAGGTGAAGCGATAGGAAACCCAGATTTGAAATGGGTAACCATAACGGATGAACAGATGAGAGAAGGTCTGGCAGCTGCGGGCATGCAACCAGCCATTGCGGAGGGTATGATGGAAATGTATGCCGCTATAAACAGTGGTTTATTGTACGAACATTACAACGAACATAAACCCAAGAAGATGGGCAAGGTCAAAATGAAAGATTTTGCTCAAGACTTTGCAGAAGCGTACAATCAACTATAG
- a CDS encoding Cap15 family cyclic dinucleotide receptor domain-containing protein: MVTYNIRVFAFTILGLVFLTYGIIFISTQNLDSIDLNKAVSHISTTISINVILWTVFIKWAWKWKMFYPWLVPFPNLSGEWTGELKSNWNEKSLDPILTEIKINQTFFNVQVKIKTNESRSHSIGASFDIDKDRGLEQLIYSYINTPKSSVRERSEIHYGSTLLIFEGYKVNEMEGQYWTDRETTGDIKLKRKNVA; the protein is encoded by the coding sequence ATGGTTACTTATAACATTCGAGTATTTGCTTTTACAATTTTAGGACTAGTCTTCCTTACCTATGGTATCATTTTCATATCAACTCAGAATTTGGATAGCATAGACTTAAATAAAGCGGTTAGCCATATATCTACCACAATATCAATAAATGTGATTCTATGGACTGTGTTTATTAAATGGGCTTGGAAATGGAAGATGTTTTATCCTTGGCTTGTACCATTTCCAAATCTGTCAGGTGAATGGACAGGAGAGTTGAAGTCAAATTGGAATGAAAAGTCACTTGACCCAATTCTGACTGAAATAAAAATCAACCAGACCTTTTTTAATGTTCAAGTGAAAATTAAAACGAACGAAAGTAGAAGCCACAGCATTGGAGCTTCTTTTGATATTGACAAAGACCGTGGATTAGAACAACTCATTTACTCTTATATCAACACTCCAAAATCAAGTGTTAGAGAAAGAAGTGAAATTCATTATGGCTCTACCCTTCTAATTTTTGAAGGCTATAAAGTCAATGAAATGGAAGGTCAATATTGGACTGACCGAGAAACAACAGGAGATATTAAACTAAAAAGAAAAAACGTTGCCTAA
- a CDS encoding response regulator, which produces MNRSILIVDDSESIRELVSVTLSSEGYTVYKGVNGLDGLKQLGLIEERVSLIITDLFMPEMDGLGLIKEVRKDEKYKYVPIIMLTTESQMEKKLVAKKEGVTGWIEKPFDQDRLIKIVQKVIRK; this is translated from the coding sequence ATGAACAGAAGTATTCTCATAGTAGACGACTCAGAAAGTATCAGAGAGCTGGTATCTGTCACGCTCAGTAGCGAGGGCTACACCGTGTACAAAGGAGTCAATGGTCTGGATGGACTCAAACAGCTCGGTTTGATTGAGGAGCGTGTTTCTCTGATTATCACAGACCTATTTATGCCAGAGATGGATGGGTTGGGCTTGATCAAAGAAGTCCGTAAGGATGAAAAATACAAGTATGTACCCATCATCATGCTGACCACCGAATCTCAAATGGAGAAGAAGTTGGTCGCCAAAAAGGAAGGCGTGACTGGCTGGATCGAAAAGCCCTTTGATCAAGACAGGTTAATCAAAATCGTACAAAAAGTCATCAGGAAATAA